A window of Actinomadura viridis genomic DNA:
GTCGGGCTGATGGCCTACGGCGCCGGCGCGCTCTGCGGGCTCGCCCTCCTGCCGGACAAGGTGTACCGCCCGCGCCGGACGTGGGCGGGGCAGCGGCGGCGGCGCCGGCTGGCCGGGTACCGGCGCCGCCTGAGGAGGGACGAGCGCGCGGGCCGCGGTCCCACGGACGTGCCCCTGCCGTACCGGCTCGTGCTGGTCAGGCGGCGGGACGAGCCGGTGTCGGGCCGGCCGGTCGGGGGACTCACCGGAACGGCGGGGGCCATGGCCTTCGTCCGGGACCTGATCGAGGGGCGGAGGACGGGGCCCCGTTACGTCCCCCGTCCCGGTGGGGGCGGCGGGTCGTCGTCGCCGGCCTCGGACGGTCACCACGGCTACGGGACGTCATCCTCGACCGACCATTCGAGCGGTTATTCGAGCGGTTATTCGGGTGGGTCGGGTGGCTCTTCGGGCGGTGGCGGAGACTCCGGCGGCGGTGGCGGCGGAAGCTGGTGAGCCCCCGGGCCGCGCCTCGGCCGCCCCCGGGAAGGCGGGTCCGGGGGAGGCGGGTCCGGGGGAGGCGGGTCCGGGGGAGGCGGTCGTCAGCCGGCCTTCTCCGCGGCCCACCCGGCCAGCCATGCCAGGGCGGAGTTCCAGTTGATGGCGACCTCGTTCACCGAGTACGCCTCGATGTCGTCGAGGTAGCACCTCTGCGGCGCGCAGCCCTGCAGCCGGGCCTGCGCGACGGGGTCCTGGAGCTGGGCGTTGGGGCCGCCCGCCAGGGACCCGGGAGGCGCGGACGGCAGGGAGGCGTCGAGCGGACGGGCCCAGAAACGGTGGTGCACGTTGCGTGACGCCTGCTCGCCGTAGCCGGCGATGTAGGACTGGTTGAGCGGGTTGCGGCCCATCAGGTAGCTCAGCGCGCTGTAGACGCCGTCCCGGTACTTGCCGTCCTGCGTGAAGTCGTGGGCCAGCGCCAGGACCATCGCGTTGTTGGCGACCTGGCCGTTGGAGCCCCAGTAATAGGTGCTGTTGCCGTACGGGGCGGGGTAGCCCTGGCTCGCCGTCTGCCCGAGCAGCCTGTCGGCGAAGGCCGCCATCGCCTGGCGCGTCGCGGTGACGTCAGCGGAGGGCAGGCCGTTGGGGACGACGGCGAGGGTGGTGTCGCCCAGGCCGCCGACCCAGCCCCAGTCGAACCCGCGCTGTCCGAAGCTCGCGCCCCGGTAGAGCGGCGAACCGGTGACGTCGGACCGGTAGGAGGACGCGGACGTGGTCGTGTACAGCTCGGCCGCGGCCCAGTAGAACTCGTCGGTGACGGAGGGGTCGTCGTAGGTCCCGCCGCCCATGTTGTCGTTCGGGCTCGCGATGGCTCCGGGGTTCGCCTTCGCGGCCGTGTACGCCCTCTGCGCGGCGGCCAGGCAGCGTTCCGCGAACGCCGGGTCGATGTCCTGCCAGATCCGGGCCGCCTGCGCGGCGACGGCCGCGAGGTTCAGCGTGGCCGCCGTGCTGACCGGTGAGAGGAGGCGGGGCTGGGGATCGTCGTGCGGCCGCAGGGGGAGGCCGGTCCAGTTCTGGTCGTGGATCTTGTGGTGCGCCATGCCCGCGTTCGGACGCCCGGCCGGCACCTGCATCTTCAGGAGGAACTCGACCTCCCAGCGGGCCTCGTCCAGGATGTCCGGCACGCCGTTGCCCCGTTCGGGAATGGCCAGCCTGCCGTCGCCCAGCGCGTCGGCGGCGCCCGGCCCTCCGAGGTGCACGGCCCGTTCGTACTCGTCGAGCAGCTGCCACGCGGAGATACCGCCGTTGACGACGTACTTTCCGTGGTCGCCTGCGTCGTACCAGCCGCCGCGGACGTCCAGGGTGTAGCCGCACGAGGTCCGGCAGGGCACGTTCCCGTCCCCCTGGTTGGGGGCGACGTCGACGTGCCCGGCGGGACGGGCGTGGGCGGCGCCGGCGTACTGCGCCTCGATCGGGGTCCCGCTGCGCTGGTGGTAGAAGAACTCCAGCGCGTCGTACCGCAGTTCCCGCAGCGCGCCGGCGGAGATGTCGAACGGATGGCTCGTGGCCCCCTCCGCGGTGAGCGTGTAACCCGTGCCCGCCGTGTCGAACGACGAGAAGTCGATGAGGTGGACGTGGTCGCCTGACAAGGCGTCGGTGCCCTTCACCGTCGTCCGCCCTGACGCGACGGCCTGCCCGGAGGAGTTCCGCAGCGTCCAATCGGCCGGTGCGGTGGCGGACGAGACGAGGGTGGCCTGCTTGACCTGTCCGGGCACGTACGCGACCTGGTTCACCTTGACCGCGGGGCCGGGATCGGCGGCGGCGTGCGGGACGAAGGACGGCCCCGTGAGGGCGAGGACCACGGCGGCTGCGATGGAGATCCGGCGCGAGGAACGGCGCGGGGAACGGCGGGAGGAACGGTGGGAGGGGTGGGGGCGGCGGCGGGGGCGGCGCGGCATGGGAGGAGGCTCCTTCGTTCTCACCGGGCCGCGCGTGGACGGGGTCGGCCACGCGCGGCGGCCGGTGGCTCGGCGCGTCGCCAGCATCATCGGCGGCGGGGCGGGCGGTCGCATCCGCTCGCGCGAGGGCGCCCGCGCTCGTTCCGCCCGCACGCCGTTCACCAGGCGATACGTGGGGACGCCGGCCTCGTCCGTGTGAAAGCCCCTGAAATCCGCAGCCGTCCCCGGGCGGCTGCGCGGTTCCACCCGGCGCGGGTGTCGCGGCGCGGGTCCCGCGGGTCAGAGGGCGGACGGCGGGACGTAGGCCGCCCCCACCCGGGCATGGGCCTGTTCGATGTTGCGCCAGCGGACGCCGTAGCGGAGCGTGCGGGTGAGCAGGGTCCCGGTGGCGCGGGCGACGACGGGGGTGAGAGGAGTGCGGGGCTTGAGGCCCAGCAGGTTCTT
This region includes:
- a CDS encoding glycoside hydrolase family 9 protein, translating into MPRRPRRRPHPSHRSSRRSPRRSSRRISIAAAVVLALTGPSFVPHAAADPGPAVKVNQVAYVPGQVKQATLVSSATAPADWTLRNSSGQAVASGRTTVKGTDALSGDHVHLIDFSSFDTAGTGYTLTAEGATSHPFDISAGALRELRYDALEFFYHQRSGTPIEAQYAGAAHARPAGHVDVAPNQGDGNVPCRTSCGYTLDVRGGWYDAGDHGKYVVNGGISAWQLLDEYERAVHLGGPGAADALGDGRLAIPERGNGVPDILDEARWEVEFLLKMQVPAGRPNAGMAHHKIHDQNWTGLPLRPHDDPQPRLLSPVSTAATLNLAAVAAQAARIWQDIDPAFAERCLAAAQRAYTAAKANPGAIASPNDNMGGGTYDDPSVTDEFYWAAAELYTTTSASSYRSDVTGSPLYRGASFGQRGFDWGWVGGLGDTTLAVVPNGLPSADVTATRQAMAAFADRLLGQTASQGYPAPYGNSTYYWGSNGQVANNAMVLALAHDFTQDGKYRDGVYSALSYLMGRNPLNQSYIAGYGEQASRNVHHRFWARPLDASLPSAPPGSLAGGPNAQLQDPVAQARLQGCAPQRCYLDDIEAYSVNEVAINWNSALAWLAGWAAEKAG